Proteins from a single region of Punica granatum isolate Tunisia-2019 chromosome 8, ASM765513v2, whole genome shotgun sequence:
- the LOC116187718 gene encoding LOW QUALITY PROTEIN: nicotinamidase 3-like (The sequence of the model RefSeq protein was modified relative to this genomic sequence to represent the inferred CDS: deleted 2 bases in 2 codons), with the protein MSCRNLLMDQRMMGVENDEKVGIDPMAISSIALPILPKLLSAIRLCRLSSIRLCRLSSIPVLFIRHSHKSPSDHGMVSEWLEMGIKEVIVVTGVMTNLCCETTASDAFVRGFRVFFSTDATATCNEELQTVKHTETHTNTFYPGSEESTGRAYCY; encoded by the exons ATGAGTTGCAGAAATCTGTTGATGGATCAGAGGATGATGGGGGTAGAAAATGATGAAAAGGTGGGAATTGATCCTATGG CAATCTCCTCCATTGCCCTCCCCATCCTCCCTAAACTCCTCTCCGCCATCCGCCTCTGCCGCCTCTCCTCCATCCGCCTCTGCCGCCTCTCCTCCATCCCCGTCCTCTTCATCCGCCACTCCCACAAGTCCCCCTCCGACCACGGCATGGTCTCCGAGTGGCTCGAGATGGGGATCAAGGAGGTGATCGTC GTCACCGGGGTCATGACCAACCTGTGCTGCGAGACCACCGCCAGTGACGCCTTCGTCAGG GGCTTCAGGGTCTTCTTCTCGACAGACGCCACAGCCACGTGCAATGAGGAGCTGCAAACAGTCAAACACACAGAGACGCACACAAACACTTTTTACCCGGGATCGGAAGAAAGCACAGGCAGGGCCTACTGCTACTAG